In a genomic window of Occallatibacter riparius:
- a CDS encoding ABC transporter permease: protein MTRFLSQYGSQIGTLTLEHLWLTVGAMLFATAIAVPAGIWLTRAPRWARPVIGVANVLQTIPSLAMFGFLLPLPWLGDRAARIAIVALTAYALLPILRNTYAGIRGIDPAVLEVARALGLTGTQRLFKVELPLAASFILAGLRTATVTCVGIATIAAAVGAGGLGELIFRGVASVDNRLVLAGAVPAALLALLADGALGLLERRFKVPA, encoded by the coding sequence ATGACGCGCTTCCTGTCGCAGTACGGATCCCAGATCGGAACGCTCACGCTGGAGCATCTGTGGCTCACGGTAGGAGCAATGCTGTTTGCGACAGCAATTGCCGTGCCCGCGGGGATCTGGCTCACGCGTGCTCCACGATGGGCGCGCCCGGTCATTGGCGTGGCCAATGTGCTGCAGACGATTCCGTCACTGGCGATGTTCGGATTTCTTCTGCCTCTGCCGTGGCTGGGCGATCGCGCGGCGCGCATCGCCATCGTTGCGTTGACGGCCTATGCACTGCTGCCGATTCTGCGCAACACCTATGCGGGGATTCGCGGCATCGATCCGGCGGTGCTCGAAGTAGCGCGGGCGCTGGGACTGACCGGAACGCAACGGTTGTTCAAGGTGGAGCTGCCGCTGGCCGCATCGTTCATTCTTGCTGGATTGCGAACGGCAACGGTGACATGCGTAGGAATCGCAACGATTGCGGCTGCTGTCGGCGCAGGTGGATTGGGTGAGTTGATCTTCCGCGGCGTAGCTTCCGTGGATAATCGGCTGGTTCTTGCAGGCGCCGTGCCCGCCGCGCTACTGGCCCTGCTTGCGGATGGCGCGCTAGGCTTGCTGGAAAGACGGTTCAAGGTGCCGGCGTGA
- a CDS encoding glycine betaine ABC transporter substrate-binding protein, with product MRILAAACAFLIALTGCAPPRPDHPVIGAKNFTEQVVLGELLAQEIEAKSNLKVERRFYLAGSYISNQALVSGRIDAYVEYTGTALTAILKQPVDRDPERALATVRRLYESKDHVTVGPPLGFENTFAMVIRGDDARRLHLATLSQAAPYTPQWKLGVGYEFEQRPDGLPGLSAAYGLKFEGSPRTMDLGLLYRALSAHQVDMIAANSTDGPIQAMGLTALADDRHYFPPYQAVPLVRDEALQRWPQIRTALDALAGKVSAEDMRGMNEAVDGQHRDPADVVREFRARKGL from the coding sequence GTGAGAATCCTTGCCGCGGCATGCGCTTTCTTGATCGCGCTCACGGGCTGTGCGCCACCGCGTCCTGATCATCCCGTCATCGGCGCGAAAAACTTCACCGAACAGGTCGTCCTGGGCGAGTTGCTGGCCCAGGAGATCGAGGCCAAGTCGAATCTCAAGGTGGAGCGCCGCTTCTATCTCGCCGGCAGCTACATCTCAAACCAGGCGCTGGTCTCGGGCCGCATCGATGCGTACGTGGAATACACCGGCACAGCGCTGACGGCGATTCTGAAGCAACCGGTGGACCGTGACCCCGAGCGCGCGCTTGCCACGGTCAGGCGCCTTTACGAATCGAAGGATCACGTTACGGTTGGTCCTCCGCTGGGTTTCGAGAACACGTTCGCCATGGTGATTCGCGGAGATGACGCGCGCCGCTTGCACCTCGCCACGCTGAGCCAGGCCGCGCCCTATACGCCTCAGTGGAAGCTCGGCGTGGGATACGAATTCGAGCAGCGTCCCGACGGGTTGCCGGGCTTGAGCGCAGCCTATGGGCTGAAGTTCGAAGGCTCGCCGCGCACCATGGATCTGGGGTTGCTGTATCGCGCGCTGAGTGCGCACCAGGTGGACATGATCGCCGCCAATTCGACCGATGGCCCGATACAGGCAATGGGGCTTACCGCGCTAGCTGACGATCGACACTATTTCCCGCCCTATCAAGCCGTGCCGCTGGTGCGCGACGAGGCCCTGCAACGATGGCCGCAGATCCGCACAGCTCTGGATGCGCTGGCAGGGAAGGTGAGCGCGGAAGACATGCGCGGCATGAATGAGGCTGTCGATGGGCAACATCGCGATCCGGCAGATGTGGTGAGGGAGTTTCGCGCACGGAAGGGCCTTTGA
- a CDS encoding TetR/AcrR family transcriptional regulator: MARTRSNEVHQRMVQAALRLFAERGFESTSMDAIAREAGVAKPTLYNHWADKEALMMEVMLYVNGVSDERREYDSGDVVEDLTWILTRRPPDAFEELRSRMMPGLVAYSATHPEFGAAWRHNIMEPARKAIANALKRGIERGQLSSGLDIDVSICLLLGPMLYRHIFHGKAKIDIEELGREAAEAFGRAFI, encoded by the coding sequence ATGGCAAGGACTCGCAGTAACGAAGTACATCAACGCATGGTTCAGGCCGCGCTCCGCCTGTTTGCAGAGCGCGGCTTCGAATCCACCAGCATGGATGCGATTGCACGCGAAGCCGGCGTCGCCAAGCCCACCCTCTACAACCACTGGGCTGACAAAGAAGCGCTGATGATGGAGGTCATGCTCTACGTCAACGGCGTCTCTGACGAACGCCGCGAGTACGATTCAGGAGACGTTGTCGAGGACCTCACCTGGATCCTCACGCGCCGTCCGCCTGACGCATTTGAAGAATTGCGCAGCCGCATGATGCCCGGCCTGGTCGCTTACTCCGCTACTCACCCCGAGTTCGGCGCCGCGTGGCGCCACAACATCATGGAGCCGGCCCGCAAGGCCATCGCCAATGCGCTAAAACGCGGCATCGAGCGCGGCCAGCTTTCCAGCGGTCTCGATATCGACGTTTCCATCTGCCTTCTTCTCGGCCCCATGCTCTACCGCCACATCTTTCATGGCAAAGCCAAGATAGACATCGAGGAACTGGGCCGTGAAGCTGCCGAGGCGTTTGGGCGGGCTTTCATTTAA
- a CDS encoding ABC transporter permease: MNAIYILWLRELKRYTRSRAQIIASLGQPMLYLLVLGFGLGPIFKRAGAGNYLQFVAPGVIGMSVLFSSIFSGLGLLWDRQFGFLKETMVAPVPRLQIMIGRTLGGATVACIQGVLVMVLCLVFGFRPTSFTAIPVALGFMVLIAVLFAALGMAIGSGLQDMQGFQLIMNFLVMPIYFLSGAMFPLNTDIALPLKYATRIDPLSYGIDGMRHAFGSPNVAFPPTMNASVLVVVGVILLVFGAWRFTKIEI; encoded by the coding sequence ATGAACGCCATCTACATTTTGTGGTTGCGTGAATTGAAGCGCTACACGCGCTCGCGCGCGCAGATCATCGCCTCACTCGGCCAGCCCATGCTGTATCTGCTCGTGCTGGGCTTCGGCCTCGGGCCGATCTTCAAGCGGGCGGGCGCGGGCAATTATCTGCAGTTTGTTGCACCGGGCGTGATCGGCATGTCGGTGCTGTTTTCGTCCATCTTCTCCGGCCTCGGCCTCTTGTGGGATCGCCAGTTCGGGTTCCTCAAGGAGACGATGGTCGCGCCCGTGCCTCGCCTGCAAATCATGATCGGCCGAACGCTCGGCGGTGCCACGGTTGCATGCATTCAGGGCGTGCTCGTCATGGTGCTCTGCTTGGTGTTCGGGTTCCGGCCAACTAGCTTCACCGCCATTCCCGTCGCCCTCGGATTCATGGTGCTGATCGCTGTGCTGTTCGCAGCGCTGGGTATGGCTATCGGCTCGGGGCTTCAGGACATGCAGGGATTTCAGCTCATCATGAACTTCCTCGTCATGCCCATTTACTTCCTCTCCGGCGCGATGTTCCCCCTCAACACCGATATCGCGCTGCCGTTGAAATACGCCACTCGCATCGACCCCCTGTCGTACGGCATCGACGGGATGCGGCACGCATTCGGCTCACCGAATGTCGCGTTTCCTCCAACCATGAACGCTTCAGTCCTTGTAGTCGTCGGCGTCATCCTCCTCGTCTTTGGAGCATGGCGCTTCACAAAGATCGAAATCTAG
- a CDS encoding ABC transporter ATP-binding protein, which yields MIRVQNLKKTFGSFTAVDDVSFDVAAGEIFAFLGPNGAGKTTTIKMLTTLLKPTSGSIQLDGLDPQTHQNQARQRFGIVFQDPSLDGDLTAYENMQIHAVLYHVPHKIGKQRTEELLKLFELWDRRNDQVKKFSGGMKRRLEIARGFLHTPRILFLDEPTLGLDPQSRNQLWTIVKKVNETERVTVFLTTHYMDEADRVAHRIGIIDHGKLVTQGTPAEIKQQTDTQTLEDAFLKLTGNTIRDESADPAAAMRQFAKMWQQNRR from the coding sequence TTGATTCGCGTCCAAAACCTGAAGAAGACCTTTGGCTCTTTTACCGCCGTCGATGATGTTTCGTTCGACGTGGCGGCGGGAGAGATCTTTGCCTTTCTCGGCCCCAACGGCGCCGGAAAGACGACCACCATCAAGATGCTCACCACACTGCTGAAGCCCACCAGCGGGTCAATTCAGCTCGATGGGCTTGACCCGCAAACGCACCAAAATCAGGCACGGCAACGCTTCGGCATCGTGTTCCAGGATCCCTCGCTAGACGGCGACCTGACCGCATATGAAAACATGCAGATTCATGCCGTGCTCTACCACGTGCCCCATAAGATCGGAAAGCAGCGTACCGAGGAACTGCTCAAACTGTTCGAGCTGTGGGACCGCCGCAACGATCAGGTGAAGAAGTTCTCCGGCGGAATGAAGCGGCGCCTCGAAATCGCCCGCGGATTCCTGCACACGCCCCGCATTCTGTTTCTCGACGAGCCGACGCTCGGCCTCGATCCCCAAAGCCGCAACCAGCTCTGGACCATCGTGAAGAAAGTCAACGAAACCGAGCGCGTAACCGTCTTCCTGACCACGCACTACATGGATGAGGCGGACCGCGTGGCGCATCGCATCGGCATCATCGATCACGGCAAGCTGGTCACCCAGGGCACGCCGGCCGAGATCAAGCAGCAGACCGACACGCAGACGCTTGAAGACGCATTCCTGAAGCTCACCGGCAACACCATCCGCGACGAGAGCGCCGACCCCGCGGCGGCAATGCGGCAATTTGCCAAAATGTGGCAGCAGAACAGGAGATAA